The Toxoplasma gondii ME49 chromosome III, whole genome shotgun sequence genome includes a window with the following:
- a CDS encoding diacylglycerol acyltransferase (encoded by transcript TGME49_275600) translates to MFCSDCDLRHRMSTVSPTAPASTKSECRLAGRHLFTRVSDSATSVSISSSQAILSRLRRHPCSYKGRTDFGVLFREPGKQMGSVSLRSREALPLHRLSLLQNIRVIDAECMSFSSYDRGLHTPASLEGPLVSDTTNRHRSQRGTGVPGARISNVGNNSSRVKLHHSPPTKEKRKQTDVSFPKSLTAAWTVLSRIHFEEPFPPVQQHLLFAREKGTRWRAYASLFPHPISTRGERVRALFLQFLLNGWFLYVPPVLYIIYRRYCITKRQRLVFLAILLFLVLCPIPRYLPIRRWKMWRLLHRYHRATVIVEDAKSLPPSKPTIFTAVPHAIVPVAQALLPTGEFGSLLGNITMAVASIVKYVPVYGHIIRLIGSQDVSWAELTTTLTRDGQSVVISPGGIAEMYTVDEKTENLLLKDRQGLLRLALQTGSDVVPVYCFGNSETFKLVKASTKLQPLARFFRVALLLFFGRFGLPVPFEVPLLYVIGRGLRLPKVEDPTQEDVQIAHRRYMSEIRRIFSTYKGLYGWKEKELIVH, encoded by the exons ATGTTCTGCAGTGACTGTGATTTACGCCACAGGATGTCAACTGTTTCGCCGACAGCTCCTGCCTCAACCAAATCAGAATGCCGGCTAGCAGGGAGACATCTGTTTACAAGAGTGTCAGACTCTGCAACTTCCGTATCCATCTCGAGTTCACAAGCTATCTTGTCACGCCTTCGAAGGCATCCTTGTTCTTACAAAGGACGCACTGATTTTGGAGTGCTTTTCAGGGAACCTGGAAAACAAATGGGTAGTGTGAGTTTGCGTTCCCGTGAAGCTCTGCCGTTACACCGCTTGTCACTCCTACAAAACATCCGTGTCATTGATGCAGAATGCATGAGTTTCTCGTCTTACGATAGAGGTTTGCATACTCCAGCGTCTCTGGAAGGTCCGCTTGTTTCAGACACCACAAACAGGCACAGATCTCAGAGAGGCACTGGGGTACCTGGAGCCAGAATCAGCAACGTAGGAAATAATTCGTCTCGGGTGAAACTGCATCACTCGCCACCAAccaaagaaaaacgaaaacaaaCAGACGTCTCTTTCCCAAAATCCCTCACCGCCGCCTGGACGGTTCTCTCACGCATTCACTTTGAGGAACCCTTCCCGCCAGTTCAGCAACATCTTCTgttcgcgagagagaagggaactcGTTGGCGAGCCTatgcttctctttttccacaTCCTATTTCCACAAGAGGGGAACGTGTGCGggctctttttctgcagttTTTGCTGAACGGATGGTTCCTCTATGTCCCTCCAGTGCTCTACATTATCTACCGACGATACTGTATTACCAAACGGCAGCGTTTGGTATTTCTTGCAATTTTACTTTTCCTGGTTTTGTGTCCGATTCCCCGTTATCTACCCATTAGAAGGTGGAAAATGTGGCGTTTATTGCATCGCTACCATCGAGCCACAGTAATTGTCGAGGACGCCAAGAGTCTTCCACCGAGCAAACCGACCATATTTACTGCCGTCCCTCATGCCATCGTCCCCGTCGCACAG GCGCTTCTGCCCACAGGAGAATTTGGATCACTTCTTGGCAACATCACTATGGCTGTCGCGTCGATCGTCAAATACGTACCAGTCTACGGTCATATCATCCGTCTCATTGGTTCTCAAGACGTTTCTTG GGCGGAACTGACAACCACTCTTACTCGCGACGGCCAAAGTGTTGTTATTTCGCCGGGTGGCATAGCTGAGATGTATACAGTTGATGAGAAGACT GAAAATCTGCTTCTGAAAGACCGCCAAGGCCTTTTGAGACTTGCCTTACAGACAGGATCAGACGTCGTGCCAGTGTATTGCTTTGGAAACTCGGAGACGTTTAAACTCGTAAAAGCAAGCACAAAGCTGCAGCCCCTTGCAAG GTTCTTCCGAGTGGCCCTACTGCTCTTTTTTGGTCGTTTCGGTTTACCCGTTCCTTTCGAAGTGCCCCTCCTGTATGTTATCGGCCGCGGCCTGCGTCTGCCAAAGGTGGAAGACCCTACACAAGAG GACGTCCAAATCGCGCACAGAAGGTACATGTCAGAGATACGGAGAATTTTTAGTACTTACAAGGGCCTCTATGgctggaaagaaaaggagctCATTGTCCACTAG
- a CDS encoding mono- or diacylglycerol acyltransferase (encoded by transcript TGME49_275590) encodes MSGTLERVSLFALQMFILGSFFHVPLLAYAVYKRFCTTRRKKVIFFICFSLLIFCPIPECSPARRWSLWKLLHRYHRTTVVVEDLKCLPAKRPVIYTALPHGIVPVAQALLPLNDFNSLIGHFRLAIASIVKRVPVWGHFACVTGAQDATRAKLREALTINGDSVVIVPGGIAEMYAINPSTERLHLNERTGLLKLALETGADIVPIYCFGNTDTFKLTKGCRSLQPIARLFRTALLLFYGRFGLPVSFEVPLLYVIGKALRLPKIRHPSTQDIEAAQKQYLAAVQRIFNTYKGLYGWQHKSLEIV; translated from the exons ATGTCTGGCACTCTGGAGAGAGTCAGCCTTTTTGCGCTGCAAATGTTCATATTAGGATCCTTCTTTCACGTGCCGCTCTTGGCCTATGCAGTCTACAAGAGATTCTGCACtacaaggagaaaaaaagttATCTTTTtcatctgcttctcgctcctAATCTTCTGCCCAATTCCAGAGTGCAGCCCTGCACGACGGTGGAGCTTGTGGAAGCTTCTGCATCGCTATCACCGCACAACTGTCGTGGTTGAGGACCTAAAATGTCTACCAGCCAAAAGGCCTGTCATATACACAGCATTGCCCCATGGCATAGTACCAGTAGCCCAA GCATTGCTTCCTTTAAATGACTTCAATTCCCTTATTGGGCACTTCCGGCTGGCCATCGCCTCCATCGTCAAACGCGTTCCTGTTTGGGGTCACTTCGCTTGCGTTACAGGCGCGCAAGACGCCACTCG GGCAAAACTACGCGAGGCTTTAACGATCAACGGCGATAGCGTTGTTATTGTTCCTGGAGGGATTGCAGAAATGTATGCTATCAACCCCAGTACA GAACGCCTACACCTGAATGAACGCACAGGGCTCTTGAAGCTCGCCCTCGAGACAGGTGCGGACATCGTCCCCATCTATTGTTTCGGCAATACTGACACGTTCAAGCTCACGAAGGGATGCAGGAGTCTTCAGCCTATTGCCAG ACTTTTTCGCACTGCTCTACTTCTGTTTTATGGACGGTTCGGGTTGCCCGTATCGTTCGAAGTACCGCTGCTGTACGTTATCGGCAAGGCCTTAAGACTCCCCAAGATTCGACACCCTTCAACGCAG GACATTGAAGCTGCACAAAAGCAATATCTGGCGGCAGTGCAACGAATTTTTAACACGTACAAGGGTCTCTACGGCTGGCAGCACAAGTCCCTGGAGATAGTTTAA
- a CDS encoding hypothetical protein (encoded by transcript TGME49_252090), producing the protein MPGVHPSIQARSPDSGGWPVSCAATRTPLISCSLDKQIMFTRVSWRVRVERSTPTVYQSKCVVDAIGG; encoded by the exons ATGCCTGGTGTACACCCGTCTATACAGGCTCGTTCTCCAGATTCTGGAGGATGGCCTGTGTCGTGCGCCGCAACAAGAACACCGTTGATTTCCTGTTCCTTGGAT AAGCAAATCATGTTTACGCGCGTGAGTTGGAGAGTTCGAGTCGAAAGAAGCACCCCCACTGTTTATCAGAGTAAGTGTGTGGTGGATGCCATCGGGGGATAG
- a CDS encoding hypothetical protein (encoded by transcript TGME49_252080): protein MVAQEFAEPIPGSSSSLQQQPSLEFSQQASDYSSSALEYVPTASGLLPPSPAPVSTATLLHPAESESRSRSPAPSHSKKRQLLQVWFAQTVALQTTLDTCPSVGAAFADVNRDPIATSDTGPRTSAISTTGTRHTVWPPS from the coding sequence ATGGTGGCGCAAGAATTCGCCGAACCAATTCCCGGGTCATCGTCATCTCTACAGCAGCAGCCGAGTTTGGAGTTCAGCCAACAAGCGTCTGATTATTCGTCGTCAGCACTAGAATATGTGCCAACTGCAAGCGGTCTGTTGCCACCGAGTCCAGCGCCAGTGTCCACCGCCACACTCCTGCACCCCGCCGAATCAGAGAGTCGCTCTCGTTCGCCTGCTCCGTCGCACTCCAAAAAGCGCCAGCTCCTTCAAGTGTGGTTTGCTCAAACCGTCGCGCTCCAAACCACCCTCGATACATGTCCCTCCGTTGGGGCAGCGTTCGCCGACGTCAACAGAGACCCCATTGCCACATCTGACACCGGGCCCCGTACTAGCGCCATCTCTACCACTGGGACACGACACACCGTCTGGCCACCTTCCTGA
- a CDS encoding KRUF family protein (encoded by transcript TGME49_252070~This gene belongs to the Lysine-Arginine rich Unidentified Function (KRUF) family of Toxoplasma-expanded genes.~Predicted trans-membrane domain (TMHMM2.0):4-24:36-59) has product MVAVLFAAGTALATFTCSLELVIYKRTSTNWIPTARALSQNVCVGTLLCVGIAGSFVGVLGARGPHDDDHTKTDTRHHQVTGSESHEETLEELPASRTPTGTGSDGTPEEAAAPKHAVPVQGVSSPGRQSHYRGSRREGAAGIFRRETGSASASDAAENVGHAHMISAPPSSSDAAENVGLAHMVSMPGRGEVPYGWLAIELLRKEASQLRALWENEKRFVQQSVGRTIVGKSSRFTSSQVKSLVVHAKNRYRMRSTARLQAAAKLESTAEDVAAKLQAAGVELPPSTGYSTLPPAPSYQDSRAGTDASAPGTASVSEAREQIIQSYVRCGVSRLREEATELEEMSTNKHLYVAQSLAMRILRSVRQITTPLIISEWRNEARKAYNQKMRRSRGRVETLRTLAEEWEKRLASGALAHEDPDEGTSGKRKPQRASGTETTTGRPCARPVPLAGRQCERQRKQAARQSVISEAPRSPSMMSSSQADQTEGSLRGTVLGSRVELPGLGSVPYVKLAIDKLRLDAALLRRKWGDEEKYMKGRIAENMHEENNRMPVPAVLSRWIRRARHKQYCRRRMRLQESADYDKLATEIERRAVADGILLQSGPASPLHGAECADVLEATEFEEGSGGPRASGRGPAEVTFAHLAIENRRHQAEAIDATWGHGEEKFVAEHVAYHMVRRNQPSPDLRTLQVWTASARTSYRSRARARQAKASQLKAQADALEQELRDLLSSTPSRAAEPARESASTAFSLLGSLTASGYTVTHDAA; this is encoded by the exons ATGGTGGCCGTGCTATTTGCCGCGGGAACGGCACTTGCAACCTTCACCTGCTCTTTGGAGCTAGTGATTTACAAACGGACGAGTACTAACTGGATTCCTACAGCCCGCGCGCTGTCCCAAAACGTTTGCGTGGGAACCCTGCTGTGCGTAGGGATTGCGGGATCGTTTGTGGGCGTTCTTGGTGCTCGAGGGCCGCATGATGACGACCACACAAAAACGGATACGCGTCATCACCAAGTGACTGGCAGTGAGAGTCACGAGGAAACGCTAGAGGAATTGCCGGCGTCCAGGACACCCACTGGAACGGGGAGTGATGGCACTCCAGAGGAGGCTGCGGCGCCGAAGCATGCTGTACCTGTGCAAGGGGTTTCCAGTCCCGGGCGTCAATCGCATTATCGCG GAAGCCGCCGAGAAGGCGCCGCAGGCATATTCAGACGGGAGACAGGATCTGCGTCCGCAAGCGATGCTGCGGAGAATGTAGGCCATGCCCATATGATTTCAGCGCCTCCGTCCTCAAGCGATGCTGCGGAGAATGTAGGCCTTGCCCATATGGTTTCAATGCCTGGCCGTGGAGAGGTGCCATACGGGTGGCTGGCGATTGAGCTCCTCAGGAAGGAGGCGTCGCAGCTACGAGCGCTATGGGAGAATGAGAAGAGATTCGTGCAGCAGAGCGTTGGTCGCACCATCGTGGGTAAATCTTCCCGTTTTACCTCGTCACAAGTCAAGAGCTTGGTGGTCCATGCCAAGAACAGGTATCGAATGCGGTCGACTGCACGCCTGCAAGCGGCCGCAAAATTGGAATCTACGGCGGAAGACGTGGCTGCGAAGCTTCAGGCAGCTGGTGTGGAACTCCCACCCTCCACAGGTTATAGCACGCTGCCACCCGCGCCGAGTTATCAAGACTCCCGAGCAGGTACCGACGCAAGCGCACCAG GTACGGCAAGCGTCAGCGAAGCCCGTGAACAGATCATACAATCTTATGTGCGTTGCGGAGTTTCGAGGCTgagggaagaagcaacgGAACTCGAGGAGATGTCGACCAATAAGCATCTGTACGTCGCACAGAGCCTCGCCATGCGCATACTGCGGAGCGTCCGTCAAATTACGACTCCCCTCATCATATCTGAGTGGCGGAACGAGGCACGTAAAGCTTACAATCAGAAAATGAGGCGTTCAAGAGGCAGGGTAGAAACCCTGCGAACTCTGGCAGAAGAATGGGAGAAACGGCTTGCCTCAGGCGCCCTGGCGCACGAGGATCCTGACGAAGGCACCTCCGGGAAAAGAAAACCTCAACGAGCGTCgggaacagagacaacgaCAGGTCGACCATGTGCGCGTCCCGTCCCCCTCG CCGGTCGCCAATGTGAACGCCAACGAAAGCAAGCAGCCCGCCAAAGCGTGATATCTGAAGCCCCACGTTCTCCCTCCATGATGAGTTCTTCTCAGGCCGACCAGACGGAGGGCTCACTTAGGGGAACAGTGCTTGGTAGCAGGGTGGAGCTTCCAGGATTGGGCAGTGTGCCATACGTCAAACTTGCGATTGACAAATTGAGACTAGACGCCGCGCTTCTACGTAGGAAATGGGGGGACGAAGAAAAATATATGAAAGGTAGGATCGCCGAAAACATGCACGAAGAGAACAATCGAATGCCAGTTCCCGCAGTCCTCTCAAGATGGATCAGGCGGGCGCGCCACAAGCAGTACTGCCGCAGGCGAATGCGCTTGCAGGAAAGTGCCGACTACGATAAGCTTGCCACTGAGATAGAACGCAGGGCTGTAGCAGATGGCATCTTACTACAAAGCGGGCCGGCATCACCTTTACATGGAGCAGAGTGCGCCGATGTCCTGGAAGCTACGGAATTTGAAGAAGGCTCAGGCG GGCCACGCGCGTCAGGGCGTGGCCCTGCTGAAGTGACGTTCGCACACCTTGCCATCGAGAACCGACGCCATCAGGCAGAAGCAATAGATGCCACATGGGGccatggagaagagaagtttGTCGCCGAGCATGTTGCCTATCACATGGTGCGTCGGAATCAACCGTCACCAGACCTCCGTACACTGCAGGTGTGGACTGCCTCCGCGCGTACATCCTATCGTTCGAGAGCCAGAGCTCGTCAAGCCAAGGCCAGTCAACTAAAGGCTCAAGCGGACGCCTTAGAACAGGAACTCCGCGATCTGCTCTCTTCGACACCAAGCCGTGCAGCAGAACCTGCGCGTGAATCTGCATCTACTG ctttttctctccttggaTCGTTGACGGCCTCGGGTTACACCGTCACACATGATGCCGCGTGA
- a CDS encoding KRUF family protein (encoded by transcript TGME49_252065~This gene belongs to the Lysine-Arginine rich Unidentified Function (KRUF) family of Toxoplasma-expanded genes.) yields the protein MQVFQHVYHSFHSTSMSLMCCYSQWAAGHNVSWEAADSSGSLFWVCGHHELGTASGSGGSGITIRSYVQIGVSMLRKEAREIDSLWANKDEFVGEHVAARIARSINQYPTDSLVDQWILDAKRMHTQRKVLHEEKSASLRALAEEWEKRLISGALIQEDSGETGRHHKRQRKPSSGGLATISVSSAPSVSSASQAAQSEGSLRGTVLGSCVELPGMGSVPYVKLAIQKLRREAHNLIFRWQSIETYIRLRIVENMLEKKNRNPSPAQVWHWIALARQSYSRFGPLRTQEAADLNSVADDLETRASAAGLLVRSPQEAPVHGSELVRGQPAPASEGVSCGAEVTFAHLAIEHLRRQAEELDATWGSAEEHFVATRIAYRIARANAPPPHPGKQQEWAFQDRTTFRAARAVHQRKAQHIRDQADALEQELRDLLSSTPSRAAEPARESASTAGQSSELPSGKRRQKRKHLSPSGSGSFGEGPSRGGATLPPLSLWLTPVSTFRLWRRQRRLRTAQVTSGPGSASPASLQLHPTEAASEKASGHSLPTPVPATRSTGVPLPPAALALSTTTPLHPAGSGSSAGVPAAPQPKKRRLLDFVSAQAAAHQLAPQMHTPPPGQISGTSTQIPSEHLPLGPLEASGPSLTSFLSTGHATPFGPVSEIIPPRCLPLKKRPLREPAATIQSPTADVATSGPRRVSSDSLTVSSTSPGSHSQAPASTDSPAPTSAPHGVRGVGPHIRRGAPEPR from the exons ATGCAGGTTTTCCAGCATGTATACCATAGTTTTCATTCGACCTCGATGTCGTTAATGTGTTGCTATTCCCAGTGGGCTGCTGGTCACAATGTCAGCTGGGAAGCTGCTGACTCTAGCGGAAGCCTTTTTTGGGTGTGTGGACATCACGAGTTAGGTACGGCAAGCGGGAGTGGAGGCTCTGGAATAACCATACGTTCTTACGTGCAAATCGGAGTTTCGATgctgaggaaggaagcgagggaaatTGACTCGCTCTGGGCCAATAAAGATGAGTTCGTGGGGGAGCATGTTGCAGCCCGTATTGCGCGGAGCATCAATCAGTACCCTACTGATAGCCTCGTGGACCAGTGGATACTCGATGCCAAACGAATGCATACGCAGCGGAAAGTACTCCATGAAGAGAAGTCAGCGTCGCTACGGGCGCTTGCAGAAGAATGGGAGAAGCGGCTTATCTCAGGCGCATTGATTCAGGAGGACTCAGGAGAAA CCGGTCGCCACCATAAACGTCAAAGGAAGCCATCATCAGGCGGACTCGCGACAATATCCGTGTCAAGTGCTCCATCTGTGAGCAGTGCTTCTCAGGCGGCCCAGTCGGAAGGCTCACTTAGGGGAACAGTTCTTGGCAGCTGTGTCGAGCTGCCAGGAATGGGCAGTGTTCCCTATGTCAAACTCGCAATTCAGAAATTGAGGCGAGAGGCCCATAATTTGATTTTTAGATGGCAGAGCATAGAAACGTATATAAGGTTAAGGATTGTCGAAAACAtgctggaaaaaaagaatcGAAATCCGAGTCCGGCCCAAGTCTGGCACTGGATTGCCCTGGCGCGACAAAGTTACTCCCGCTTCGGACCACTGCGCACTCAGGAAGCTGCAGACTTGAACAGCGTAGCCGATGATCTTGAAACAAGGGCTTCAGCAGCGGGCCTCTTGGTACGAAGCCCGCAGGAGGCACCTGTGCATGGATCAGAGCTTGTCCGCGGCCAGCCAGCGCCAGCGTCGGAAGGAGTCTCATGTG GTGCTGAAGTGACGTTCGCGCACCTTGCCATCGAGCACTtacggagacaggcagaggagCTAGATGCCACATGGGGCAGTGCAGAAGAGCATTTTGTTGCCACGCGCATTGCCTATCGCATCGCGCGTGCGAATGCTCCACCGCCGCACCCCGGCAAACAACAAGAATGGGCATTCCAGGATCGCACAACATTCCGTGCCGCCCGCGCCGTGCACCAACGGAAGGCACAGCACATCAGAGATCAAGCGGACGCCTTAGAACAGGAACTCCGCGATCTGCTCTCTTCGACACCAAGCCGTGCAGCAGAACCTGCGCGTGAATCTGCATCTACTG CGGGACAGTCCTCCGAGCTCCCCTCAggcaaaaggagacagaaacggaagcaCCTATCTCCGAGCGGCTCCGGTAGCTTTGGAGAAGGCCCGTCACGTGGCGGTGCTACGCTTCCGCCCCTGTCCCTTTGGTTGACTCCAGTCTCCACCTTCCGCCTGTGGAGACGTCAGAGGAGACTCCGGACGGCGCAAGTCACTTCCGGGCCAGGCTCTGCGTCACCCGCATCTCTACAGCTCCACCCGACTGAGGCAGCCTCCGAAAAAGCGTCTGGCCATTCGCTACCAACGCCAGTCCCTGCGACACGGAGTACTGGCGTTCCGCTGCCACCAGCGGCACTGGCACTGTCCACCACCACACCCTTACACCCTGCCGGATCAGGGAGTAGCGCTGGTGTGCCCGCAGCGCCCCAGCCCAAAAAGCGCCGACTCCTCGATTTTGTGTCTGCTCAAGCCGCCGCACACCAACTAGCGCCCCAGATGCACACCCCGCCACCTGGGCAAATTTCAGGAACGTCAACACAGATCCCATCCGAGCATCTGCCGCTGGGACCGCTAGAGGCGTCAGGCCCGTCACTGACATCATTTCTGTCAACGGGACACGCCACACCGTTTGGCCCGGTTTCTGAGATCATTCCACCTAGGTGTCTGCCACTCAAAAAACGCCCACTCCGGGAACCGGCAGCAACCATCCAGAGTCCGACTGCCGACGTTGCCACCAGCGGGCCGcgccgtgtctcctcggatTCGCTTACGGTATCAAGCACTTCGCCTGGATCTCATTCTCAAGCACCGGCTTCTACGGATTCACCGGCACCGACGTCGGCGCCACATGGTGTGCGCGGTGTAGGGCCGCATATACGACGTGGCGCGCCAGAACCTCGGTGA